In Scomber scombrus chromosome 17, fScoSco1.1, whole genome shotgun sequence, the following proteins share a genomic window:
- the LOC133997808 gene encoding alpha-1-antitrypsin homolog isoform X1, which produces MSMLSRGVCGETHSQLFSSLDYSIFNQTQVYEAYKHLFLMLGHSQESQQLDVGNGMALLLNVDFTKPIEAAAEIKLTHIADKTQGRIKDVVNDLDADVADQLFLL; this is translated from the exons atgtCCATGCTGTCTAGAGGGGTCTGTGGTGAAACCCATAGCCAGCTGTTCTCTAGCTTGGACTACAGCATCTTCAACCAGACTCAGGTCTACGAAGCATACAAGCATCTTTTCCTCATGCTGGGCCACAGCCAGGAGAGTCAACAGCTGGATGTCGGCAACGGCATGGCTCTGT TACTCAATGTTGACTTCACCAAACCTATTGAGGCTGCAGCTGAGATCAAGCTGACACACATTGCTGATAAAACTCAGGGCAGGATCAAAGATGTAGTGAATGACCTGGATGCTGATGTAGCCGATCAACTCTTTCTACTTTAG
- the LOC133997808 gene encoding uncharacterized protein LOC133997808 isoform X2, with amino-acid sequence MLAYKGGTFMITVLPDEGKMKEVGGLHHQLARLILHEVRGSVPANNVSSLQRPHWKKWITGTTVTFENSADFSGISHEVDIKVSRHLTMLC; translated from the exons ATGCTGGCCTATAAGGGCGGCACCTTCATGATCACCGTCCTGCCTGATGAGGGCAAGATGAAGGAGGTGGGGGGGCTACATCATCAGCTGGCAAGACTCATTCTCCACGAG GTACGTGGATCTGTCCCTGCTAATAATGTATCATCCCTGCAGAGGCCTCATTGGAAGAAATGGATCACTGGGACTACTGTTACTTTTGAGAACAGCGCTGATTTCTCTGGCATATCTCATGAGGTCGATATCAAAGTCTCAAG GCATCTCACAATGCTCTGCTGA